A DNA window from Buttiauxella agrestis contains the following coding sequences:
- the hybB gene encoding Ni/Fe-hydrogenase cytochrome b subunit, with product MSNTKPLGGRLVSWPVMLLAPFAVLCLLLIVKRLVFGLGNVSDLNGGYPWGIWIAFDLLVGTGLACGGWALAWAVYVFNRGQYHPLVRPALLASLFGYSLGGLSITIDVGRYWNLPYFYIPGHFNTNSVLFETAVCMTIYIGIVTLEFAPALLERLGWKKPLRLLNKAMFLIIALGALLPSMHQSSMGSLMIAAGYKVHPLWQSYELLPVFSLLTAAILGFSIVIFEGSLVQAGLRGRGVNETPLFTRLTRLTEIFLLLFIVLRVGEIIVRQKTAYLWHLDRFALSFWAEMALMLFPLVIFRWKRNRKDPRLLFLGALSMVCGAAFWRLNYALLAYNPGNGYAYFPTASELLISIGFVAIEVCAYILLIRLLPVLPEQHRHSENNETKNSGEVHEPTHHH from the coding sequence ATGAGTAACACGAAGCCTCTTGGCGGGCGGTTGGTGAGCTGGCCGGTGATGCTGCTGGCTCCTTTTGCCGTCCTTTGCCTGCTGCTGATCGTCAAACGTCTGGTCTTTGGACTGGGGAATGTCTCTGATTTAAACGGTGGTTATCCGTGGGGGATCTGGATTGCCTTTGACCTGCTGGTGGGCACCGGCCTGGCCTGCGGTGGCTGGGCGCTCGCCTGGGCGGTGTATGTCTTCAACCGTGGTCAATATCACCCGCTGGTGCGCCCGGCGCTATTAGCCAGTTTGTTCGGCTATTCCCTCGGCGGTTTGTCTATCACGATTGACGTCGGGCGTTACTGGAACCTGCCGTATTTCTATATCCCCGGCCATTTCAACACCAACTCAGTGCTGTTTGAAACTGCCGTCTGCATGACGATTTACATCGGCATTGTGACGCTGGAATTTGCCCCGGCGTTGTTGGAACGCCTCGGCTGGAAGAAACCGCTGCGCTTGCTGAATAAAGCGATGTTTTTGATTATCGCGCTGGGTGCGTTGCTGCCGTCGATGCACCAGTCGTCGATGGGATCGCTGATGATTGCCGCAGGCTACAAGGTGCATCCGCTGTGGCAAAGCTATGAACTGCTACCGGTATTTTCGCTGCTGACCGCCGCCATTCTTGGCTTTTCGATTGTGATTTTCGAAGGCTCGCTGGTGCAGGCTGGGCTGCGGGGAAGAGGAGTGAACGAGACGCCGCTGTTTACCCGCCTGACGCGGCTCACTGAGATCTTCTTGCTGTTGTTTATCGTTTTACGCGTAGGCGAAATCATCGTGCGCCAAAAAACAGCGTATCTGTGGCATCTCGACCGTTTTGCGTTGTCGTTCTGGGCCGAAATGGCACTGATGCTCTTCCCGCTGGTGATTTTCCGCTGGAAGCGCAACCGCAAAGATCCGCGTCTGCTGTTTCTCGGGGCTTTAAGCATGGTGTGCGGCGCGGCCTTCTGGCGGCTGAATTACGCGCTGCTGGCTTACAACCCAGGTAACGGTTACGCCTATTTCCCGACCGCCAGCGAATTGCTGATCTCCATCGGCTTTGTCGCCATTGAAGTGTGTGCCTACATTTTGCTCATCAGACTTTTACCTGTCCTGCCAGAGCAACACCGTCATAGCGAAAATAACGAAACTAAAAATTCAGGGGAAGTTCATGAGCCAACGCATCACCATTGA
- the hybA gene encoding hydrogenase 2 operon protein HybA: protein MNRRNFLKLASAGALLAGGTSSAQAAAENKPPIPGALGMLYDSTLCIGCQACVSECQRVNHTDAPHGDTYAYAGTEPTWSNNDKLSPYTNNIIQVWRNGKGEHKDRLADGYAYIKKQCMHCVDPNCVSVCPVQAMRKDPKTGIVHYNPDVCTGCRYCMVGCPFNVPKYDYDNPFGKIHKCELCNQKGVERLDKGELPGCVAVCPTGAVIFGTREELLDEAKRRLNGKAGENTRYPRQTIAHDSYEHPIAHYQPHIYGEKEGGGTQVLVLAGVPFDKLGLPALADLSTGARSEHVQHSLYKGMVLPFAALAGITFMVQRNMRNEQRKDKEDQDDE, encoded by the coding sequence GTGAACAGACGCAATTTTTTAAAACTCGCCTCCGCAGGTGCGTTGCTCGCCGGTGGGACTTCTTCGGCACAGGCCGCGGCAGAAAATAAGCCGCCAATCCCTGGCGCGTTGGGGATGCTTTATGACTCCACGCTGTGCATCGGCTGCCAGGCGTGCGTCAGCGAATGCCAGCGCGTCAATCATACTGATGCACCGCACGGCGACACCTACGCTTATGCGGGAACTGAACCCACCTGGTCGAACAATGACAAACTCAGCCCCTACACCAACAACATTATTCAGGTATGGCGTAACGGCAAAGGCGAACACAAAGATCGGTTAGCCGACGGTTATGCCTATATCAAAAAACAGTGCATGCACTGTGTGGACCCCAACTGCGTTTCAGTCTGCCCGGTGCAGGCGATGCGCAAAGATCCCAAAACCGGCATTGTCCATTACAACCCCGACGTCTGCACCGGCTGCCGTTACTGCATGGTCGGCTGCCCGTTCAATGTGCCGAAATACGATTACGACAACCCGTTCGGCAAAATTCATAAATGCGAACTGTGCAATCAAAAGGGCGTTGAACGCCTGGATAAAGGTGAGCTTCCTGGTTGCGTTGCGGTGTGTCCTACCGGGGCGGTGATTTTCGGCACCCGTGAAGAACTGCTGGATGAAGCGAAACGCCGACTCAACGGCAAAGCCGGTGAAAACACCCGCTATCCGCGCCAGACGATTGCGCATGACAGCTACGAACATCCCATCGCCCATTACCAGCCGCATATCTACGGCGAAAAAGAGGGTGGCGGTACTCAGGTTTTGGTGCTGGCGGGCGTGCCTTTCGACAAGCTGGGCTTGCCTGCGCTGGCGGATTTGTCTACCGGGGCGCGTTCGGAACATGTCCAGCACTCCCTGTACAAAGGCATGGTACTGCCGTTTGCCGCGCTGGCGGGGATCACTTTTATGGTGCAGCGCAATATGCGCAATGAGCAGCGCAAGGACAAAGAGGATCAAGACGATGAGTAA
- a CDS encoding MFS transporter, whose amino-acid sequence MQPRKFDDIRFSSIHRRIMLWGSGGPFLDGYVLVIIGVALHQLTPILKLDAQWIGLLGAGTLAGLFIGTSLFGYISDRVGRRKMFLVDIAAIGLISIATMFVSTPVELLVMRVLIGIVIGADYPIATSMITEFSSTRQRAFAVGFIAAMWYVGATCANLVGFWLYDMVDGWRWMLGSAFIPCLIILIGRFDLPESPRWLLRKGRVKECEQMMLKLFGEPLVFDDEPQRETRFLQLFNKRHFPFVLFVAVIWTCQVIPMFAIYTFGPQIVGLLGWDQGKNAALGNVVISLFFMLGCIPAMYWLNSLGRRPLLIGSFAMMTGALAILGWVDHMQISLVVIAFAVYAFFSGGPGILQWLYPNELFPTDIRASAVGVIMSISRIGTVISTWALPVFIARYGISTVMLMGAFISLVGLAVSILFAPETKGLTLNETGKISLAIKSPLK is encoded by the coding sequence TGGTCCCTTTCTGGATGGATATGTACTGGTGATTATCGGTGTGGCGTTGCATCAGCTGACGCCAATATTAAAACTCGATGCGCAATGGATTGGCCTGCTCGGGGCAGGAACGCTGGCGGGGCTATTTATTGGCACCTCACTGTTTGGCTATATTTCCGACCGCGTTGGGCGACGCAAAATGTTCCTGGTCGATATTGCCGCCATCGGGCTTATTTCCATCGCCACCATGTTTGTTTCCACCCCCGTTGAGCTTCTGGTGATGCGGGTCTTAATTGGTATTGTCATCGGTGCCGATTACCCCATTGCCACCTCGATGATTACCGAGTTCTCAAGTACCCGCCAGCGGGCTTTCGCGGTCGGGTTTATTGCCGCGATGTGGTATGTCGGGGCGACATGCGCCAACCTGGTTGGGTTCTGGCTTTATGACATGGTAGACGGCTGGCGATGGATGCTGGGCAGCGCCTTTATTCCGTGTCTGATCATTCTGATTGGCCGTTTTGATCTCCCCGAATCCCCGCGCTGGCTGTTGCGTAAAGGGCGGGTCAAAGAGTGCGAGCAGATGATGCTCAAACTGTTCGGTGAACCGCTGGTGTTTGATGACGAACCACAGCGGGAAACGCGTTTCCTCCAGTTGTTTAATAAGCGGCATTTTCCGTTTGTCCTGTTTGTAGCCGTGATCTGGACCTGTCAGGTGATTCCGATGTTCGCGATTTACACCTTTGGCCCGCAAATCGTCGGCCTGTTGGGTTGGGATCAAGGGAAAAATGCAGCTTTAGGGAATGTGGTGATCAGTCTGTTCTTTATGCTGGGCTGCATTCCCGCCATGTACTGGCTCAATTCGCTGGGACGTCGCCCGCTGCTGATCGGCAGTTTTGCGATGATGACCGGGGCGCTGGCGATTCTGGGGTGGGTGGATCATATGCAGATAAGCCTGGTGGTTATCGCCTTTGCTGTGTATGCCTTTTTCTCCGGTGGGCCGGGGATTTTACAGTGGCTGTATCCCAATGAACTTTTCCCCACGGATATTCGCGCCTCAGCGGTCGGGGTGATTATGTCTATTAGCCGGATTGGCACAGTAATTTCGACGTGGGCTTTACCGGTATTTATTGCCCGTTATGGAATAAGCACGGTGATGTTGATGGGTGCCTTTATTTCACTGGTTGGGCTGGCTGTTTCTATTTTATTTGCCCCCGAAACCAAAGGGCTCACTTTAAATGAGACGGGAAAGATATCGCTGGCAATAAAATCCCCTTTGAAATGA
- the hybO gene encoding hydrogenase 2 small subunit codes for MDRPLILPEGVSRRDFMKLCAALAATMGLSQKAAAEMTAAVVSAERPPVIWIGAQECTGCTESLLRSTHPTLENLLLNVISLEYHEVLSAAFGHQAEENKQRATERYKGRYVLVVDGSIPLKDGGIYCMVAGKPIVEHIREVAEHAAAVIAIGSCAAWGGVAASGVNPTGAVSLQEVLPGKTVINIPGCPPNPHNFLATVAHIITYQRPPALDTNNRPQFAYGRLIHENCERRPHFDAGRFAKQFGDEGHRQGWCLYHLGCKGPETWGNCSTLEFCDIGGGIWPVGIGHPCYGCNEKGVGFTKGISQLANVENPTPRSAKPEITSQEGGNISLTSVGLLGGVVGLVAGVSLMTVKELGRQRKDRQDPPEGE; via the coding sequence ATGGATCGTCCGTTAATTTTGCCTGAAGGCGTGAGTCGTCGTGATTTTATGAAGTTGTGCGCTGCATTGGCCGCGACCATGGGGTTAAGTCAAAAGGCAGCGGCGGAGATGACGGCTGCCGTCGTTTCCGCCGAGCGCCCTCCGGTTATCTGGATTGGAGCGCAGGAATGTACCGGTTGTACTGAATCATTATTACGTTCCACCCATCCCACCCTTGAGAATTTGCTGCTTAATGTGATTTCCCTTGAGTACCACGAGGTGCTTTCGGCGGCGTTCGGCCACCAGGCAGAAGAGAACAAACAGCGGGCGACGGAACGCTATAAAGGGCGTTACGTGCTGGTCGTCGATGGTTCGATTCCCCTCAAAGACGGTGGGATCTACTGCATGGTGGCGGGGAAACCGATTGTGGAGCATATCCGCGAAGTGGCAGAGCATGCGGCGGCGGTAATTGCCATCGGTTCCTGTGCGGCCTGGGGCGGTGTTGCGGCAAGCGGCGTTAATCCTACCGGGGCAGTCAGTCTACAAGAGGTTTTGCCCGGTAAGACGGTGATTAATATCCCGGGCTGCCCGCCAAATCCGCATAACTTTTTGGCGACCGTGGCGCACATCATTACTTACCAGCGCCCTCCGGCACTCGATACCAATAACCGACCTCAATTTGCCTACGGAAGGCTGATCCACGAAAACTGCGAGCGCCGCCCACACTTTGATGCCGGGCGCTTTGCCAAACAGTTTGGCGACGAAGGCCACAGACAGGGATGGTGTCTTTATCACCTCGGCTGCAAAGGGCCGGAAACCTGGGGCAATTGTTCAACACTGGAGTTTTGCGACATCGGCGGCGGTATTTGGCCGGTGGGAATTGGCCACCCTTGCTACGGCTGCAATGAAAAGGGGGTCGGCTTCACCAAAGGTATCTCTCAGTTGGCGAATGTTGAAAACCCTACGCCGCGCAGTGCAAAACCTGAAATCACCAGTCAGGAGGGGGGAAATATCAGCCTGACATCGGTGGGGCTGCTGGGCGGCGTGGTCGGGCTGGTCGCGGGCGTCAGTCTGATGACGGTGAAAGAACTGGGGCGGCAGCGCAAGGATCGTCAGGATCCACCCGAGGGGGAGTGA